TGGCGATGAATATCCAACCCAAGACTTCCATTTCGAATTCCTTTCACGGGTTTGTCGGGCTGTGCTGTGCTTCCAAGGGCTCGACCTCGTCGGGGGAGAAGTACAGGTGGCGGCCGTACCAGTCGTGTAGGTCGGCGGCGGGGTCGTCGTCGACGACGACCCCGACATGCCTGTTGCCCTCCACGTCCTCGTGTACCGACATGACGCGGGCGGCCTTGCCGGCGACGAAGATGTCCTGCGCGTCGGCGTTGCGCCGCGGCCGCAGCCGGACCCGGCTGCCCCGGGCGACCCGGATCCCGTTGACCAGGACCGCGTCGATCTCGGGGCGGACGGCGTTGTCGGCCAGCGGATCCCACCAGTCGACGCCCTCGGGAATCTCGGGGACCAGGCCGGAGATCGCGTGTGGATCGCGCAGCACGCCGTGCAGGCGGGCCATGGCCTCGGGCGGCATGGCGTCGCACCGCTCGATGATCCGCGCGGCCCGCGGATCGGTGGCCCGGGCCTGCGCCTTCTCCTCGTCCGTCATCGTCATCACGCGCAGGGTGAGGATCTCGTCGATCTCGGTGCAGTCATACAGGGCGGTGTCGCTCTGTTCGGCAACCTCGGGGTGGTCGTAGAGGATGATCGGCGAGATCAGCAGGATGTCGTCGGCGCCCGGCGGGCCGGCCAGCACGGGGAAGCAGCGGTGCTGGCCGCACCGGGAAACCGCGTCGGAGGCGCCCGGCGGTGACTCGAGCAGCGAAATAAAATGGCCACCAACAACTTCGGCGATGAGGTGGGTCCCGATCATGGACCGCGCGATCGTGTCGTTCTTGTCGGTCGCGCGAGCCCCGACGTTGCGGAGCCGCACCGACACCCGGCGCAGGTCGCCGTCCGGCTCGCAGGACACCGCCAGCTCGCCGCGCACTTCCCGCCGGTCGCGGACCAGGCGTCCGCCGTCGACGAGCTCGACGTCGGTCGCCGCGGGCGCGATCACCGGCAGGGTCCAGGGCTGATCGTCGAAGGCGAGGGGACCGAAGGACAGTTCGCGTTCGACGGCCTCGTCCCAGGTCAGCCACGACCCGGCCGGTGTGGTCAGCTCGTCGACGGGTTCGAATTCGCCGTGGGCGAACTCGCGCTCGGCCCGGCGGCGCTGCAGCTGCAGGAACCGCACCACCAGGGTGATCGCCCGGGCACCCTCGACCGGAAACTCCGCCGCCATCGTGTCGTCCTCGCCCAGGCCGGCGTCCGCGGCGCCGGGCGGGCCCAAAACCCCAAACTGCCACCGTGATTGGTTCTTGCTCGACGTCCCCCGGTACGGGTAGAGCAGGTAGCCCTCGTAGAGCACCGCGTCGGCGACGGCGCGGGCCCGGTCCCAGTTCGAGGTCCTGAAAGTCACCGCGCCGCCTCCCGGTCGGCGTCCAACAAAGAGATGACCGCGTGGTCGAGGTCGAGCAGCCCTCGCGCCGACTTGTAGGCGGCCAGCGCCGCGATGGTGTCGTGACCGAACCGCACCCAGCCGGTGTTCGGATAGTGCTGCGCGATCAGGTCCCGCCAGACCGCGACCGGCATATCGTAGCGATGCTCGCAGTCCCAGGGCACCTGCTGCACCGAGAACCCACGCTCGGACTTGACGAAAAGCGTTCCGCTGAACAGGAACTGGAGCGGCAGCGCGCCGTCGCGCAGCGCGTGCAGGTACTTGGCGGCGGCGACCTCGAAGTCGTAGGTGCAGTCCATCCGGAGCGCCACCGTCGTGTTGCCGGCGAAGCCCGGGACCATCGCGCTGCAGTGCTGCCAGAGGAAGGTGCGTTGGGTGGTCGCCCAGCGCTCGCGGGGCCCGAACAGGTCGACCAGCCCGGCGGCCTCGGCGTCGGAGTAGGAACGCCGCAGCGGCTCGATCCGGACCTGGCAGCGCAGCGCGATCGCGTGCACCGGATCGTCACCGCCGGCCGCCACGCCGACGCGGGCGGTCAGCACCGGGCTGACGGCGTACGGTTCGGGAGCCACGTCGAGAACCGCGAAGCTGATGTCCAGGTGCTCTCCGGTCATGGCGCCGTCCTCACGGCGCGGGCTTCGATCTGCGCGAAGAAGCCGTCGATGAATGCCCGCGCCTCCTGGCCGCCGTCGAACCCTCGCCACAGCATGCGCAGCCGCCCGACGAACTCGTAGCAGGCGTCGATCGGCACCAGATACGTTTGCGGAGCGACTAACTCGTCAGCTTCGCTGGATGGGACCCGGACCAGCAGCGCCTCCACGTCGTCGGCCAGCAGGCCCACCCGCGGGTCGGCGCGGCCGAGGGCGTCCCAGACGTCCAGGTCGAGTTCGGATTCAGTGGCGCCGGCCGGGCCGGGATAGAAGGCGACGGTGCGCCCCAGCGCGGAGTTGGTGAAGAAGAAGGCCACGCCGACCGGGATCTGCAGCGCCTCCCACGCGCGGCGGTCCAGCGCGAACTCCGGAAACGCCAGATACCGGTCCGGCACCGCCCGATAGCGCAGGTCGGCGCCGCTGTCGGTGAACAGCAGATAACAGGCCCGGCAGACGCACATCAACTGCCGGCCGGCCACATTCACCACGTGCTGGTGCTCGTCGGCAATCCGTTCCGAGCACATCTCGCACCGTTCGCCGGCGGGCTCCGGGGCCCGCCGATCGCTTCTGATGCGGTTAAGCACCTCGTACGGGCTGGTCATGCCGGGGCGCCCATCGGTTCGCCCCGCAGCGCCACCGACAACACGCCGTCACGGGTCAGCAGCGGAAGCGGGTCGAGGTGGGTGCCATGAGGGCCGGCACCCGCGTGCACGACGTCGAAACCCGTTCGACAGCGCGGACATCGCAGCAGCGCGTCCCGCAGTTCCGCGCCCGCCAGCGTGTCGTCGCACACCGGGCAGCGGTCCCGGTAGGCGAGCGTCTGGTCGCCGACCCGGCACGCCAACACCGTCGTCCCGGCAACCAGAAAGCCACCGACCTCGCCGGGTTCCAGGCCGGCCAGCTCGGCCGCCGGGTGCCAGGCGGTCGAGCT
The nucleotide sequence above comes from Mycobacterium malmoense. Encoded proteins:
- a CDS encoding DUF5947 family protein — encoded protein: MTSPYEVLNRIRSDRRAPEPAGERCEMCSERIADEHQHVVNVAGRQLMCVCRACYLLFTDSGADLRYRAVPDRYLAFPEFALDRRAWEALQIPVGVAFFFTNSALGRTVAFYPGPAGATESELDLDVWDALGRADPRVGLLADDVEALLVRVPSSEADELVAPQTYLVPIDACYEFVGRLRMLWRGFDGGQEARAFIDGFFAQIEARAVRTAP
- a CDS encoding DUF6084 family protein, yielding MTGEHLDISFAVLDVAPEPYAVSPVLTARVGVAAGGDDPVHAIALRCQVRIEPLRRSYSDAEAAGLVDLFGPRERWATTQRTFLWQHCSAMVPGFAGNTTVALRMDCTYDFEVAAAKYLHALRDGALPLQFLFSGTLFVKSERGFSVQQVPWDCEHRYDMPVAVWRDLIAQHYPNTGWVRFGHDTIAALAAYKSARGLLDLDHAVISLLDADREAAR